The genomic DNA GAGGTTCTTCATCGAGACCCATGGCTGCTCGATGAACAGATCGGATTCGCAGATAATGGAGGAGATCCTGAGGAGAAGCGGTTTCGAGAGGGTGGAAGATCCATCACAAGCCGACGTCATCATACTCAACACATGCAACGTTAAGACCCCCACGGAGCACAAGATGATCCACAGAGCCAGGGAGCTCTCCAAGCGAGCTCCTTTGGTAATAGCCGGGTGCATGGCCAAGTCCCAGACGGAGTCCCTCAGGAAGTTCTCCAAGGTATTCGTGTCGCCGAGATCCATAGATAGGATAGTCGAGGCGGTCTCGGCAGCTCTGGAGGGTAGGGAGGCGGAGTTCCTCGGATGGGGGTTCCTGGACAAGTCCTCCTACCTGAGGGATCCTTTGGGACTGGTGGGGATAGTGCCGATAGCCGAGGGCTGCATGGGGGCTTGCACTTACTGCATAACCAGGCTAGCCAGGGGAGGACTGACCAGCTTCCCCAGGAGCAGCATAGTCAGGCTGACCGAGCACCTCCTCAGGAGGGGGGCTGTGGAGATCTGGCTGACGGCTGAGGACACAGCGGCCTACGGCAGAGATACGGGAGACGATCTAGCGAGCCTTCTGGTGGAGTTGAGCGCGATTCCCGGAGAATTCAGGATTAGGGTCGGCATGATGACACCTAGCTCCCTGCTGCCAATAGCTGAGGAGCTGATCGGGGCTTTCAAAAGAGAGAAGGTTTACAAGTTCCTCCACATACCAGTTCAGAGCGGCTCCGATGAAGTGCTCAGGGATATGGGGAGGGCCTATACGGCGGAGCAGTTCATCCGGATGGTGGATCTCGCGAGGAGGGAATTAGGCGAGGTCACGATAAGCACTGATGTAATAGTGGGATTCCCAACGGAGGATGAGGAGGACTTCGAGCTCACGCTTAGGTTGATCGAGAGGGTCGAACCGGATATCGTGAACTTGAGCAAGTTCGGGCCGAGGCCCAAGACCCCCGCCTCGAAGATGGGAAGGCTGCCGGAGGAGGTCGTGGCGAGGAGAAGCAGGATTCTGAGTGAGCTGATAAGTAGAGTTAAGGAGAGGATCAATGAAAGATACCTCGGGAGAGAAGTCGTCGTATTGGTCTCAGAGGTGAGTGAGAAGGGATATCAGGGAAGGACCGGGTCCTACAAGCCGGTGGCCTTAGAGAGGGCTAGGCCGGGTCACTTCTACCTCGTGGAGATAGTCGACTTCAGGCAGAATTACCTGATAGGTAGGGTCGAAAAAGAGATGGGAAAGGCAGGGATGGGTTCAGAGATTGAGCTGGCGGATCTCAGCTGAAGTCCAGTCCGCTCTTTATCTCCACGGCGTTCTGCTGCCTCGGTTTTAGGAGCCCGGCGACCACCTTATAGACGGTCCAGGGCCACTCCGGGTTCGAGAAGCTCACTATGTTCACGGTGGCATAGCAATGCTCCGGCCACGTGTGTATTGCCACGTAGCCATCACCCGTCATAAGGAAACCGCTCAGACCGTATGGCTCGAACTCGTGCACGTGAACGTGGAACGCGCCCTCGCTCGCCGCGCCTGCTACCTCCAAGAGGAACTTCCTCATGAGCTCAGGAGAGTCAAGTATCTCCTTCTCGGTCACATCGTAAAGTTCGGCTATTATCTGGACCTCCTTCGGTCTTATTTCAGAGTTCATAGCTCTCTCCTGGCCTAAGCACTATGACCTCTGCCTTCAATCCTCTGCTCTCTAGAAACCTCTTGAACTCCTCAGGATTGCCCCGAAGCACTGGAAACGTCCCATAATGCATCGGTATGACCTTCTGAACCCCTAAGAGCTCTACAGCGAGACTCGCTTCCAGGGGTCCCATGACGTAGTGCCCCCCGATGGGGAGGAGGGCGAGATCCGGCTTGTAGAGCTCCCCTATTATCTTCATGTCATAGAAAACCCCAGTATCACCCGCGTGGTATATCCTCCTATCATCCAACTCCACAACGGCTCCGACCGGGGCCCCAACGCCGCTGCTGTGGACGGCATTCGTGAGGGCAACCCTCATGCCATTGACCTCGAAGAAGCCACCTATGTTGGCCCCCAGGGAGCTCGCTCCCTCCCTTCTAGCCTTCTCAGCTATCTCGTATATCGAGACTATGATGCCTCCGTGCCTCTTCGAGAGCCTTATGGCATCACTCAGGCCATGGTCCCCGTGATCATGAGTTACTATGTAGACATCAGCGCCCCTGCATTCCTCGATCTTCATGGGAGCCTGGGGGTTTCCATCTATCCAGGGATCAATGAGAACCCTCTTACTCCCCTCCAGGAGGAATGCGGAGTGCCCCAGGAAGGTGACCCTGAGCAAGGTACCACCCAAGGCTAAACACCCGCATAAAAAAATACGTTTACCCGCTCCTAGGATGCCGCGGCGCTCCTCTCAACTCAGCGACTTTCAGGCCCATTTCAGCCTTTTCGCGGTCTTGCTGATTTAGAATTCTTCCATTCAATTTCAGCGATCATCACTTGACGAGAGGGCCTCTATTATCACGTTCCTTATCTCGCTCCTCCTCTCCCTCGCGAGCATCCTCAGGAGGAAGGACCTGACCTCGCTCTCCCCTGCGTGCAGTGAGAGTGAGGAGGCCAGGAAGAGCCTGATCTTTGGGGAGGGATCTTCCAGGAATGAGGCAAGATCATCAACGCCTATCTCCCCTCTCTCGAAAAGTCTGAGGAGGCATTTAAGGTAGGCCATCCTCACGGCAGGCTCCAGATCCTCCCCCCATTCCCTAGCAACTCTCGCGACACCCGGATCGCATACCTCCCGGAAAGCCATGATGGCCGCCTCCCTGAGCTCCCTGTCCTCAACGATTCTCCTCCTTAAGGATTTGAGGAGTTCCTCAATGTTCTTTGACTCAGC from Candidatus Korarchaeota archaeon NZ13-K includes the following:
- a CDS encoding MiaB/RimO family radical SAM methylthiotransferase, which codes for MRFFIETHGCSMNRSDSQIMEEILRRSGFERVEDPSQADVIILNTCNVKTPTEHKMIHRARELSKRAPLVIAGCMAKSQTESLRKFSKVFVSPRSIDRIVEAVSAALEGREAEFLGWGFLDKSSYLRDPLGLVGIVPIAEGCMGACTYCITRLARGGLTSFPRSSIVRLTEHLLRRGAVEIWLTAEDTAAYGRDTGDDLASLLVELSAIPGEFRIRVGMMTPSSLLPIAEELIGAFKREKVYKFLHIPVQSGSDEVLRDMGRAYTAEQFIRMVDLARRELGEVTISTDVIVGFPTEDEEDFELTLRLIERVEPDIVNLSKFGPRPKTPASKMGRLPEEVVARRSRILSELISRVKERINERYLGREVVVLVSEVSEKGYQGRTGSYKPVALERARPGHFYLVEIVDFRQNYLIGRVEKEMGKAGMGSEIELADLS
- a CDS encoding metal-dependent hydrolase, which codes for MLRVTFLGHSAFLLEGSKRVLIDPWIDGNPQAPMKIEECRGADVYIVTHDHGDHGLSDAIRLSKRHGGIIVSIYEIAEKARREGASSLGANIGGFFEVNGMRVALTNAVHSSGVGAPVGAVVELDDRRIYHAGDTGVFYDMKIIGELYKPDLALLPIGGHYVMGPLEASLAVELLGVQKVIPMHYGTFPVLRGNPEEFKRFLESRGLKAEVIVLRPGESYEL
- a CDS encoding HEAT repeat domain-containing protein — translated: MLNGYLRDCLEGEESREKFSSFFSDLIGYAESKNIEELLKSLRRRIVEDRELREAAIMAFREVCDPGVARVAREWGEDLEPAVRMAYLKCLLRLFERGEIGVDDLASFLEDPSPKIRLFLASSLSLHAGESEVRSFLLRMLARERRSEIRNVIIEALSSSDDR